A stretch of the Rosa rugosa chromosome 5, drRosRugo1.1, whole genome shotgun sequence genome encodes the following:
- the LOC133711027 gene encoding flowering-promoting factor 1-like protein 3, translating to MSGVWVFKNGVVRLVENPGADSLQGSSRRKVLVHTPSDEVITSYAVLERKLLSLGWERYYDDPDLLQYHKRSTVHLISLPKDFNKFKSMHMYDIVVKNRNLFEVRDT from the coding sequence ATGTCTGGGGTTTGGGTTTTCAAGAACGGCGTCGTCCGGCTGGTGGAGAACCCGGGGGCGGATTCCCTGCAGGGCTCCAGCCGGCGCAAGGTGTTGGTCCACACTCCCAGTGACGAGGTCATTACCTCTTACGCTGTGCTTGAGCGGAAGCTGCTCTCGCTTGGCTGGGAGAGGTACTACGACGACCCAGATCTCCTTCAGTACCACAAGCGATCCACCGTCCACCTCATCTCTCTCCCCAAGGATTTCAACAAGTTCAAGTCCATGCACATGTACGACATCGTCGTGAAGAACCGGAATCTGTTTGAAGTCAGGGACACGTAG